A stretch of DNA from Aspergillus flavus chromosome 3, complete sequence:
CTCTCAATTAACGACCAATCTGCTGGTCACCAACAAGGAAATGCTCCGCCAGGGTTCCCACCGCAGAACAATCTACTGGGTCCGATGTCGCAAGGTCCGCCACAGCTACCGCCGCAGATGTTCACGACCGCTGCTCAATTACTGGATTTAACGGATAGTATGTCTGCTTTGCCTCTATCGTTTCGCCTTCGATTGTATGGCGACTATATCCCGCTGGGAATACGGGTTAACCATGATCAGAGAAACTCGTCCTAGTGCTACGAGACGGAAGAAAATTGATTGGAGTCTTGAGAAGTTGGGATCAATTCGGTATGGGTTTATTAAGTCAGCTTCAAATGCGATCGGTGATCTAATGCGCTCCAACTCTCGATTTCTGCAGCCAACCTTGTCCTCCAGGATACTATTGAGCGCTTGTATGCTGGTAATCTCTATGCTGAGATCTCGCGGGGTATTTTCTTGGTTCGAGGAGAGAATGTGTTGCTTCTTGGTGAAATTGTATGGTGTCCCCGAGGATCCCTGTATTTCTATCTTTTCCCTTGGTTCCGCCCTTTCTaggcttcttcctccattGGATTATGCTTACATGATGGTTTTGCGCCCTAATAGGACCTCGACAAGGAAGACGATATCCCGCCACATGTGCAAAAGGCCCCATTCGAGGAAGTCTTCAAACtgaaaaagcaagaagacaGTGCGCGAAAGACCGGGGACAAGAAACGTCAAGGCAAACTACAGGGTCTCGGCTTCGAGGCCGAACATAGTGGGGAGATCCTGTTCTAAGCTGGGGCAAGGGCTTTCTGTCGGTTGCTACTTGTCTACAGTGCCTCGTATTGAGGCGAAGACAGAACGAGACAACGTTTGCACATGAAGGGGAATAGGGCAAATGTCTCGAAGTGGATTGATTTGATATGTCGAGGCTAAGAACAAAAGGGCCTTGCAAGATCGTCGCGGAAGCCAAActattgttcttcttggctcATCGCTATTCGACGATACGTTGAGAAGAATACGGTGGATGTAGCGGCTTTCTTGATTTTCCCAAAGCTTAGGAAATGATCTGCCATTGAATTGACGGGATCACTGGAACCTTTGGACTAAATATGGCTGGCATGATGGGTGGTTGAGAACAAGATACAGGCTCAATCCTGGTCAAATGATTGGATGATAGCGGCCATGTTTGACGATTCTGACGTCTCATTacgcttttcttttctttttcttttcattgtTTTATTCAAATACATGAACAAAGAACTCGCTGCTGGATGAGGCACGATGTAGTTGGCCTTGTTCCCAGGGCTCTCAGGATACCATGGAATACGAGTCTTGTGAAATCCCTAGAGAAATTTCCTGAATGGAACGAGAGTAATTTAGTTCACTTCATAAGATTATATTCTATGAACATAGGGAGCTGATAGTTATCGATAGCTATCGATAGGGCCCGCCAAGAGTTTATCTCCGTACCTTTTTTTCCCAATTTTTTACTGTACCCAAAAAAACCATTCACCACTCcagataaaaaaaaactccGCTTTCACCGCACCTCTTCTTTTACCTCCCTCCCCATACCAGTCGCAATTTTTTGAAGCGACTTCTCTACTTCCTGTCGGTTGATCCGCCCACCATGGCGACCCTGGCGgagaagctcgagaa
This window harbors:
- a CDS encoding putative small nuclear ribonucleoprotein (hypothetical protein ASPNI_174735), with amino-acid sequence MERLSINDQSAGHQQGNAPPGFPPQNNLLGPMSQGPPQLPPQMFTTAAQLLDLTDKKLVLVLRDGRKLIGVLRSWDQFANLVLQDTIERLYAGNLYAEISRGIFLVRGENVLLLGEIDLDKEDDIPPHVQKAPFEEVFKLKKQEDSARKTGDKKRQGKLQGLGFEAEHSGEILF